The following DNA comes from Gopherus flavomarginatus isolate rGopFla2 chromosome 5, rGopFla2.mat.asm, whole genome shotgun sequence.
tgtaacggagctgtgatagaacagatttgtctccccatacagcgatcagatccagtatttcccatacggtccatgctggagctctttttggatttgggactgcatcaccacctgtgctgatcagagctccacgctgggcaaacaggaaatgaaattcaaaggttcgcagggcttttcctgtctacctggccagtgcatccgagttcggattgctgtccagagcggtcacaatgatgcactgtgggatactgcccagaggccaatatggTCGATTTGCAgccgcactaaccctaatctAATATGGTAATacagatttcagtgctactcctctcgtcggaggAGTACAGacattggtttaaagagccctttatatcgatataaagggcctcgttgtgtggacgggtgcagcgttaaattggtttaacaccGCTCAAATCTgtttaaaagcgtagtgtagaccaggccaaagtctgAGTTTGTTAACCAAGACGTATTGCAAGACTAACCTATTCACTGGAGCTTTCCCCGAATAAGTGATAAAGGTAGTGAGTTTTCTTTGTGGGTTGAGGAATTCTGTTTTTGAGGTGACCATTGTCCTTTTTATCTTTTGTGTTTTAAATGTATTGTGAATGCAGCCAGAGACTATTAGTAGCCACACATACAATCAGACAAATACATTATGCTATAATAGTGCATATTTATTGATATGGTTTAACTAATATATGTGCACATTTAAAACTATTATACATTTGTCTGAAGGTTAATTCTAGTGAGTTGTCTTAATACCTCTGGTGCTAGTCCAGAGTCAGTAAGTTTTGCTAGTGATTTCATtgggagcaggatcgggcccttagATAGCTAAATAAGAATAAATATCCAGGAAGGATTTTTGAAGATTTTAGCAATACCAATTACTGATTCAGTATCACCATTTaaagcctgattctgccacctttattcATTTGTTTCAGTGGAACTGCAGGTATGTGTGAGATCAATCGTTCTGGggggcagattttttttaaaagaatttagcCATTAAAAGATGTAGATAGGCAACTAGTTTTTCTCTGCGTGCAGAGGTGGAATTTTAATTTTACTTGTCAGCAGAGGCCAACTTTGATGCAGAATAAGACTGAAAGCATCATCAACTTTCCTATTAGAAAACACTGGAAGGCAGAGAAAGATTCAAATCAGATCTACCTCTCTCCATCTAATTACAACTATCTATGTTCATAAAAGATGGATTAGCCATAGGTTAAATTAGCAATTAACACAATATAGAATTTTCCTTACAGTGACTCTGAAATTTCTGATTTTAGAACTTTTTCTAAGGAGGAAACTCTTTTCTTGTCTGTCTCCAATCTTATCCTATTATCAAGTTGATGGCTCCCtaagtgttttttgtttatatattatttCTCTTTATTACATTTTAAGATGCCTATTTTTGTAACTTGTTCCTGCTTTTAATTAGATGCAGCAATTAAATACTGTTTTATTACACTACATTTTGCCTTTAAAGTTTTCACTATGCAATCATCACCATAATTCCACAAATCATGCAACTTTATACCATCCCCCTTAATAATCTGTGAATTATGCCTTCCCTACTAATCTGAGACTTTTATAGGTGCTGTGCAATGTCCAAAACTGTCTTGTTATATGCAACCAGTGCCCATTTAAGACAATACATTAATTAAATGACTCCACTGCAGTCTGTCTGTGACACAAAGGTAGACAGATAAATAAAGCAGCCCTTCCCCTTTGCCAAAGGAATTTAGTCCTAAAATAACCAAGTTAGGCTTTGTAATGACTAGTGATAATATAAGTCAGCAAACTTATAGGAGCTACTTTAATGCATGTGTGATGTTCACCTTAGAAGACCATTGAACTTGGAACTAAGAAAAGGGAAGGCCCTAGATATGAAGCAACTGGGTTCTGAGATTGATTATTTCAATGGTGCCCTCTCTgggtttttcatttcaaaaaacTAAATCGTTCCATTTTCCCATCAGATCGTGCTAGAGAATTGTGTCTCTGAGAGAGAAAATGTAAAACACCATGTGCAGTTTCAAACATACCTTTGACAAAGTCTATTGCTTGAAGCTTCTATCCCCTCCCCTCCGCAATCATTTATTATAAAGGGGTTTTATGATACAAATTTGATAATATCCCATACACATTGGCACTGTTCTAATTGGAGTTGTAAGCCCATAAAATTCGAGCCCTTTGTTTTCATGAAGGCCACAAGGTTTTAAAAGATACCATTGTCCCGCCTAAAACCCATAAAATTGTCACTAGGGACTGATTAAACAGTCCTGAATCGAAACAGTGAGGATTTTGTCTAGGTCCTTTTCAAGCATAACAATGATCTTTTCAACTCTCAAGACAAAAGGAGGTTTAAGGAGCCATTCTCTGGGAGATTCTTCTAAGATAACCCCATCCATATGGAAGACAAGGTGGCCAGCAGCTGAGACAAAAAGGGGgttggggagagaagagagggggGAACAGGTGACGAGACAGGGCCATCCTACGtgttccatccaggacacactagCGCTTCTGGACTGCGCTCTGCACCTCACTACGACACACGTCCTGAAATCACCACTCGCACCCAGTTCCTCCCTCCGGGCTGGGCCCAGAGCGGTGCCTGTGGGCCTTTCTTCTTGCATCTTTTGAGGGGCTTGGAGATGATCAAACCCCTGATCTGATGAGTGAAACAGGGCGTTCGCCGCCCAATTCCCCAGGAGAGAATGTGCCTGGCGCGGCTTGGAAATCAGAAGATAAATCTCCCTAGAGGCTAATTTCTTCATCCAAAGCATGCCGCGGCTAGAAAACGAGTCGGGGACCTGATCCCATTCAGTCGAAGTCAGTGGCGTAGCCCCCATTGGTTTAAACTGGAGTCGAATGAGGGCCCTATAGGGAACATCACCGGGCACTTCTTAGGTTAGACAGAGCAGGCATACGGGATCAACATTAATTCCCTGCTGAGCGAGATCCGCGCTTTTTCTAGGAACCTATTGCTGTGCTGGAAATTAACCGCTGTACAGCGGGTAATGCAGATAACTGCACTAGCAGAGCGAGCCAGTGGGTATTTGGGAGGGCTGCAGACTCGGAGCAAAATCAACAGCAGGTGCTTCAATTCTGTGGATGTTTTAAGGCACATCCAGCATTTTTATATCAATCAAATGATTTTCGGTTGGTTGGTTTGTTATTTCAATGGGTATTTAGCCTAAAGACCGCGGGCTCCTGCTCTTGTCTACTAATGCTTGTGGAAAAACTATGAACGAGTGAAATAACTCTGGTAAATCCCTCCATATCCCATTGCTCGAATAGTATTAAGTGAGCAGCCTCACCGGTGTAAATGATGACGCGTCCTTTATATAGGATTTAATACAGTTAAAAAATCATTGTAAGAGAAATCTGCGTAGGAGAAAACTGGCCAATTGTTTAAAAAAGATAGctaaagtggggggagggggagggaaggggagtgggagttGTTTCCACATACCCATCCCTCTCTGCTCGGACAAATTAAATTGCACTTTAATTTCCCCTTAGTTTGTCAGTGCCAATTCTTTTAAGATTGACCCTGTTACCACTGTCCATCGGCAGAGCAACGAGGAGAGGTTTTAGGGGTAAAGGTTTAGTACAGAGAGCCACGCGAGTTAACGGCTCTCCCGGCTCTGATGTAAAACTCCTCACTCTGGCAGCATTTACTCTGCAACTAGCCTCAGCGAACTTGTGTAGATGATGTGTATCTTGCTCCGTCAAATATGCCTCTATTTTCTATGCAAGATGTACGGGTCCGTTCTGGGCTATTTACTCGGATAAAGCTCCTGATGAAGCTAAAAGGGAGTTTTGTCTGAATCAGGACAACAGGACTGGGCTAATATTTCAGGAATCTTTCCCAAGATTCTTGGTAGGGCAACCGCTTGAGTTTGAAATGAATAAATCCAATGGCATAATGCCATTTGTATGTTACAATAAGATGTATTCGTTTGTCCTTACACATTTTCACGTCTGTGGTTAGCAAAGGAAAGCGCAATTATTTTTGATAATCCTTTCATACTAAAATATTACAAATATACTGTGAGCTGTGAATATAATTCTGAAGATTTGCTTGAAATCCTGAGACGCTATAGCCTGGAtcctgttttggaaaaaaaagatgGAAATTTGGTGAAAATATGTCTGTGCAAATGAGCCTGAATTGCAATAGGTATCATACTCTGTAGCTGGAAACAGAGATAGGTAAAACCCACTCGGGAAATAACAAGCATTTAGTACATTAAAGAAACACGAAACCTCATTAGACTCCAAAAATCATAGCCCCAAGTGAATGTACAATAGACTAATTTtaaaaggatttgggggtgggtgggtggtcaGGTATAATAACGTCACCAGCTTTAAAGTTAGGTGTTTGTAGCAAACTTTGTGTTTTACTGGAGAGTGAGGGTCAAGTATAATGACAAACATGTAATTTATTTAGCACATTTAAGAGAATCTTACTGTTCATCACACAACTGATAAGCTAAAGGTGAGATCGAATGTTCAAAAAGACACTTGACCTGGCGgattttatttgccaaaaaaaatcaaaaatcggTTTATTAGTCACTGGAAGAATAATCTATTTTAGGTACAAACCACtattgtatgtatttattttacaaatcGCCTTTCGAATGGAAACAGGAGTCGcataggatttaaaaatataattgttttCTCACCCATCCTCTAAAACGGATGCcctcaaagaaaaacaaaacacatcccTGACTAGCCATGCAGTGCttgaataaaacaaaacagcccTAGGTTGCGTTCCGAATACCAGTCTACACTGATGTGGATTCGCCTCCCTTGTGGATCCACCTGCAGTTTCATCCCAGATTCTTGATGTAGGAGCTTGGGGCAACGAATTCGCTTGATtcttgatttgtttgtttgttctcagTTCAGCTCAGGAAGGTTAGGCAGCATCACCAGTTCCAGGAGACTATTGCAGGGTGTGCTAAGCGCTGGTAGgcagggcagaggctcagggcagcgGCGGAGCTGGGATGGAAGGCTTGGTACCCTTGGATTGTGAAAGCAGTTTGTGTGTGGCAGACCAACTTGTCCTGCGCCGCGGCCGCTCCCGGGCTGGTGGTACAGGTCTGGCACGGTTTGCCATCCCTGACCAGCACTGGCACCACGACTCTccggagcagagggggctggctgAGTTCGGTGCCGCAGGACCCCTCCGCTTTAGCCCTTTTCATTTTGTACCTGTGGTTCTGGAACCAGATCTTTACTTGCGTGGGGGTCAGGCTGAGCAAATGGGCCAACTGCTCCCGTTCCGGGGCTGAGAGGTACCTCTGCTGCCGGAaccgcctctccagctccagggtctgcgCCTTGGAGAAGAGCACtcgcctctttttctttttcccgGCTTCCGGGCCGTGGGGAGGGTGCGATCT
Coding sequences within:
- the NKX2-8 gene encoding homeobox protein Nkx-2.8; translation: MATAGRINFTVRSILDLPEQDANSSGKQDSDRRPSGKYASSPYGEWIESDRNHYLSSDESGPETSLPDSTQRSHPPHGPEAGKKKKRRVLFSKAQTLELERRFRQQRYLSAPEREQLAHLLSLTPTQVKIWFQNHRYKMKRAKAEGSCGTELSQPPLLRRVVVPVLVRDGKPCQTCTTSPGAAAAQDKLVCHTQTAFTIQGYQAFHPSSAAALSLCPAYQRLAHPAIVSWNW